A section of the Scleropages formosus chromosome 12, fSclFor1.1, whole genome shotgun sequence genome encodes:
- the nmi gene encoding N-myc-interactor, with amino-acid sequence MTSTEDSLYNGSLCSGEQEKIEALQELAKLKDMVEEAEKEKSKLLLEKLDAEEKKKKFQKETLDLLSLQEKKAKEFQKRNMEIEESIADLERSNNMLKEQLKEYEEMLTSKKAEYASLQQKFKIKASVPEKKVKFVRVKEETEEEDYGTIECKFTITCRPSLPLKAGHALITFEEEAVAEKILMLPKCSVPCEGTKMDVKPLRVFLEPSVKFEVHISVSKKKIRFSNAPPVLAEERMRDRLELSFSKPSCDGGEVEQLEYDPQTGTGQVTFLNTGVAEGLSLKKKYPIDVGKSLSVNLHPYFEYQLKQFQTFSGVSKRTVLLSGIKDVLDQEDLQDHLEIYFQKPSNYGGEVETIKYVSKGAAVAYFNDDVPKMEI; translated from the exons ATGACGTCCACTGAAGATTCA CTTTACAATGGCAGCTTGTGCTCTGGAGAACAGGAGAAGATCGAGGCCCTGCAGGAACTGGCCAAGCTGAAG GACATGGTTGAGgaggcagagaaagagaaaagcaaacTTCTCCTGGAAAAACTggatgctgaagaaaaaaaaaagaaattccaaaAAGAGACACTGGACCTCTTGTCATTGCAGGAGAAGAAGGCCAAAGAGTTTCAGAAGAGGAACATGGAAATTGAG GAAAGCATTGCAGACCTCGAGAGGTCCAACAACATGCTGaaggagcagctgaaggaataCGAGGAAATGCTGACAAGCAAAAAAGCAGAATATGCGTCACTTCAGCAGAAATTCAAG ATCAAGGCCAGTGTCCCTGAGAAGAAGGTTAAGTTTGTACGTGTGAAGGAggagactgaggaggaggacTATGGGACCATTGAGTGCAAGTTCACCATCACCTGTAGACCTTCTCTCCCCCTGAAGGCTGGCCATGCCCTCATCACGTTCGAGGAGGAGGCTG TGGCAGAAAAAATTCTCATGCTGCCCAAATGTTCCGTCCCATGTGAGGGGACCAAGATGGACGTGAAGCCGCTTCGCGTGTTTCTGGAACCCTCTGTGAAATTCGAG GTCCACATCAGTGTGTCTAAGAAGAAGATCCGCTTCTCCAATGCACCACCTGTTCTAGCTGAGGAGCGCATGAGGGACCGGCTGGAGCTGAGCTTCTCAAAGCCCAGCTGTGATGGCGGGGAAGTGGAGCAGCTGGAGTACGACCCTCAGACGGGCACCGGCCAAGTCACCTTCCTCAACACAGGAG ttgctGAAGGTTTAAGTCTCAAGAAGAAATATCCTATAGATGTTGGCAAAAGTCTGAGCGTGAATCTTCATCCATATTTTGAATACCAGCTCAAACAGTTTCAG ACCTTCTCCGGGGTCTCCAAGCGCACCGTGCTCCTGAGCGGCATCAAAGACGTCCTCGACCAAGAAGACCTCCAAGATCACCTGGAGATCTACTTCCAGAAGCCCAGCAACTATGGGGGCGAGGTGGAGACCATCAAGTACGTCTCCAAAGGCGCAGCGGTGGCCTACTTCAACGACGATGTTCCTAAAATGGAGATATGA